A window of Sphingobacterium sp. SRCM116780 contains these coding sequences:
- a CDS encoding glycoside hydrolase family 76 protein: MKSKLLIIYMLLFSPFFCTQLRAQEKSQFKQRASQTLQQVYRYFGNDQNQLLLEKYPFDEKFKADYLNNNQQADQQKKYAYLWPFSGSFSAVNALMELPKQKKVYQKIVDKKVLVGLEEYRDQKRSPIGYASYLNTAAASDRFYDDNIWLGIDLTDLYLTTKKQTYLTKAKEVWTFVKSGEDDLLDGGIYWCEQKKESKNTCANAPASVFALKLYRATQDSLYLQEGELLYHWTKEKLQDTKDGLYWDNIGLNGHIGKAKYSYNSGQMLQAAALLYQLTKEKQYLLDAQQLAKACQSYFFHPIADHDFPLLKNSNLWFHAVMMRGFISLFEQDHNRTYLDMFAKNLDYAWLNMRDKNGLFDTDWTLKGRKDSKGLLDQCAFIEMYARLAKVGYN; the protein is encoded by the coding sequence ATGAAATCTAAACTGCTTATTATTTACATGCTGCTTTTTTCTCCATTTTTCTGCACTCAGTTACGTGCACAAGAAAAATCGCAGTTTAAACAACGAGCATCACAAACGTTACAGCAAGTTTATCGTTATTTTGGTAATGATCAGAATCAATTGCTATTGGAAAAATATCCTTTTGATGAAAAGTTTAAGGCTGATTATTTAAACAACAATCAACAAGCTGATCAACAAAAAAAATATGCTTATCTATGGCCTTTTTCAGGGAGCTTTTCAGCAGTAAATGCCTTAATGGAGCTGCCTAAACAAAAGAAGGTATATCAAAAAATAGTAGATAAAAAAGTGTTGGTTGGCCTTGAAGAATATCGTGATCAAAAGCGCTCTCCAATAGGGTATGCTTCTTATTTGAATACAGCAGCAGCTTCGGATCGCTTTTATGACGATAACATCTGGTTGGGTATCGACTTAACGGATCTTTATCTAACGACGAAAAAACAAACCTATCTTACTAAAGCCAAAGAAGTATGGACGTTTGTGAAAAGTGGAGAAGATGATCTGCTCGATGGAGGAATCTACTGGTGTGAACAGAAAAAGGAATCGAAGAATACATGCGCGAATGCTCCTGCTAGTGTATTTGCGCTGAAACTGTATAGGGCGACTCAGGATAGCTTATATTTACAAGAAGGGGAACTTCTGTACCACTGGACAAAAGAGAAGCTACAAGATACTAAGGATGGTTTGTATTGGGATAATATCGGTTTGAATGGTCACATAGGTAAAGCGAAATATTCCTATAATTCAGGGCAAATGTTACAAGCGGCTGCTTTATTGTATCAATTAACAAAAGAAAAACAATACTTATTAGACGCACAACAACTGGCAAAAGCATGCCAATCATATTTTTTTCATCCGATAGCTGATCATGATTTTCCCTTGTTGAAAAATAGTAATCTTTGGTTCCACGCAGTCATGATGCGTGGGTTTATCAGTTTGTTTGAACAAGATCATAACCGAACATATTTAGATATGTTTGCGAAAAACCTCGATTATGCTTGGCTTAATATGCGTGATAAAAATGGATTATTCGATACCGATTGGACACTTAAAGGGAGAAAAGATTCGAAAGGATTACTTGATCAATGTGCATTTATAGAAATGTATGCCCGCTTAGCTAAGGTAGGGTATAACTAA
- a CDS encoding RagB/SusD family nutrient uptake outer membrane protein produces MKKNRLFLLLLAGLALTTSCNKFLEEEPKSTVALSAFYKTEAQAEATVNSLYRRGAPQRYSNAGSAYTGPTASFNTMLTGYFTNSYEGQERVCLFSRELTRQNNTNLISGNMNTIWDESFQAINIANAGLKYIPEISMSDADRNILLAEAKFFRAYNYFYLVKTFGAIPLSTTAYESLEDDLYLERSEASKVYALIETDLKEAVNALPAIKFASNGHRITKFVAAMTLANVYLQQGKYAEAAETAKIVVNSPHSMTVNTDLTTNSAFNKLRKTDDLDEVIYAQEYDGTISNSGWWPTYAFNSSAVSMFDKYSIFERVFGPTKQFLNVYNPKDLRIQPNQFFHWSYTNPKTGKKWESTDAGVWYYYDEEAVLTTGKGTKDWNFYRYPEALLIAAEGIAKSGGVTAEAAGYLAQVKARANTEGKTVAQFTTELQGLSADNFVKECWIERLREFPLEFKMWDDIARTKMFPVISTTEAGKIDFVPLIGAKNASGAVFKESDLLWPISPDEIQRNPKLTQNEGYK; encoded by the coding sequence ATGAAGAAAAATAGATTGTTTTTGTTGTTATTAGCTGGATTGGCATTAACAACATCCTGTAATAAGTTTTTAGAAGAAGAGCCTAAGTCAACCGTTGCGTTGTCCGCATTTTATAAAACAGAGGCTCAAGCTGAGGCTACTGTGAATAGTTTGTATAGAAGAGGTGCTCCACAACGTTATTCGAATGCTGGTAGTGCTTATACAGGGCCTACAGCATCTTTCAACACCATGTTAACAGGTTACTTTACCAATAGTTATGAAGGTCAAGAGCGAGTTTGTTTGTTTTCGAGGGAATTAACCCGTCAAAATAATACAAATTTGATTTCGGGTAACATGAATACGATTTGGGATGAATCCTTTCAAGCGATCAATATTGCCAATGCGGGATTAAAATATATTCCTGAAATTAGTATGTCAGACGCAGATAGAAATATTCTTTTGGCTGAGGCTAAGTTCTTTAGAGCGTATAACTATTTTTATCTAGTAAAGACCTTTGGGGCTATTCCGTTGTCTACAACTGCTTATGAGTCTTTAGAAGATGATTTGTATCTAGAAAGATCTGAAGCATCAAAAGTATATGCTTTAATTGAAACAGATCTTAAAGAAGCTGTTAATGCTTTGCCAGCGATTAAGTTTGCCAGCAATGGTCATCGTATTACAAAATTTGTTGCTGCAATGACGTTAGCAAACGTGTATTTACAACAGGGTAAATATGCTGAAGCCGCAGAAACAGCTAAAATAGTGGTCAATTCACCACATAGTATGACTGTTAATACGGATTTGACAACTAATAGTGCTTTTAATAAATTAAGGAAAACGGATGATTTGGATGAAGTGATTTATGCCCAAGAATACGATGGTACCATTAGCAATAGTGGTTGGTGGCCGACGTATGCTTTTAACTCTTCAGCAGTTTCTATGTTTGACAAATACTCCATCTTTGAAAGAGTGTTCGGTCCTACGAAACAGTTCTTGAATGTGTATAATCCAAAAGATTTGCGTATTCAACCGAATCAGTTCTTCCATTGGTCGTATACCAATCCGAAAACAGGAAAGAAATGGGAATCTACAGATGCAGGTGTTTGGTATTATTATGACGAAGAAGCTGTATTGACTACGGGTAAGGGAACAAAAGACTGGAATTTCTACCGTTATCCAGAGGCTTTATTAATTGCGGCTGAGGGTATTGCAAAAAGTGGTGGTGTGACTGCCGAAGCAGCGGGCTATTTGGCACAAGTTAAAGCGCGTGCAAATACAGAAGGAAAAACTGTTGCGCAGTTTACAACCGAACTTCAAGGTTTATCAGCAGATAATTTTGTAAAAGAATGTTGGATAGAACGTTTAAGAGAATTTCCATTAGAGTTTAAAATGTGGGATGATATTGCAAGAACGAAGATGTTCCCTGTGATTTCTACTACTGAAGCTGGAAAAATTGATTTTGTACCTCTTATTGGTGCTAAAAATGCATCAGGAGCTGTATTTAAAGAGTCTGACTTGCTTTGGCCTATTTCACCAGATGAAATACAAAGAAATCCAAAGTTAACTCAAAACGAAGGTTATAAATAA
- a CDS encoding SusC/RagA family TonB-linked outer membrane protein, with protein sequence MNKIDARTFLQLKKRSKLFFSLAVIAGSLQQANAASVISVAHLNRSNTKEFVKKQGQVTGKVVDASTGKSVSGVTVSVKGTTTAAQTDENGHFSLNAKTGDVLAISSIGYKSTEIKVSGTSELTISLESAQDQLDEVVVVGYGTMRKSDVTGSIAMVKGADMVKAQNFSALENLRGKASGVNIFSNSSQPGAYGNRVVIRGVSTINSSSNPLYVVDGVVMDDFQLLNPNDIESMEVLKDASSAAIYGARGANGVILVTTKRGNKDGRKTISYQGSVGVSSVQRYMDVLNAQEWTDAFMIGLENENKYQGKTWSLDRSKWFNDPDYFDASGNPLYDTDWQKEATRTAISHNHQLNIQQGDDKSSVGAFLNYTDQQGVVNNTWNKRVNAKMAYDSKPTSWLSTAVNLTVNHTWGQYTPEDGGGQDARRTMIEMLPWYPVRDKNGNYTTSSSSTLSETFGFEGMSNPAMILDLQKRMRYNTQIFGNAALTFHLLDGLDLKTQLGVDNHQKTYRGYSSVLLNNISAPNGWAEINHTNTLYWQEETYLTYNKQFDKHRINAMAGLSWQGRTYDYDGSRTEGFQDDLSQYYNMGIGTIPSAPYSNNLIWAMNSYFLRAAYSYDNRYSATVTGRYDGSSKFGGNNKYAFFPSAGFAWNVSNEDFLKDNSLISNLKLHTSYGLTGNSEIDPYRSLANVESGTILLNGNREPYSFVSTIENPNLKWEKTAQFDFGVELGLFQNRLSFDVSYYKKKTTDLLLEAPLPTATGFSSVMRNIGSVQNQGLDVMINGTIVNHEDFTWKSTINLNYNKNEVLKLGDNNADILMNSWVGGANSIIRVGENLNSFYGYRRLGIYTQADVDAGNATISQIGRPKRTTEKEIIGKGLPDWTGSFINNLSYKNFDLTLDLQFVKGVDVMQQFFHSTYDRFGITNGLKEILTDAYNGTNPNTMQQAIYLTNGGHAGQDTNVDDAWVVDGSYLRVNMIQLGYTFKPDAVKRIGLSGLRIYANANNPFLFTSSEFKGYDPESTSQGESKFGQNMTFFAYPRAKTFTLGLNVTF encoded by the coding sequence ATGAACAAAATTGACGCAAGAACATTTTTGCAGCTCAAGAAAAGATCAAAATTATTCTTTTCATTAGCTGTTATTGCTGGATCGTTGCAACAGGCCAATGCAGCGTCCGTCATTTCTGTAGCACATTTGAACCGTTCAAACACAAAGGAATTTGTTAAGAAGCAGGGACAAGTAACGGGGAAAGTAGTAGATGCGAGCACTGGAAAATCAGTGTCAGGTGTAACGGTATCCGTAAAGGGAACAACAACAGCTGCACAGACCGATGAGAATGGTCATTTCAGTTTAAATGCGAAGACTGGAGACGTCCTTGCCATATCTTCTATTGGCTATAAATCTACAGAAATTAAGGTAAGTGGCACATCGGAATTAACAATCAGTCTGGAATCCGCTCAAGATCAGTTGGACGAGGTGGTCGTAGTTGGTTATGGTACCATGCGTAAATCTGATGTCACAGGCTCTATAGCTATGGTTAAAGGTGCCGATATGGTCAAAGCTCAAAATTTCAGTGCTTTAGAAAATTTAAGAGGTAAGGCTTCTGGAGTTAATATTTTTTCCAATTCCAGTCAACCTGGAGCCTATGGCAACCGTGTTGTTATCCGCGGTGTATCAACGATCAACTCTTCGTCCAATCCATTGTATGTGGTGGATGGTGTTGTGATGGATGATTTTCAATTATTAAATCCAAATGATATTGAGAGTATGGAAGTGTTGAAAGATGCTTCTTCTGCTGCTATTTATGGGGCACGTGGTGCCAACGGTGTTATTTTGGTGACAACAAAACGTGGTAATAAAGATGGTAGAAAAACAATCAGTTATCAAGGATCGGTTGGGGTGAGTTCTGTACAGCGTTATATGGATGTTTTGAATGCGCAAGAATGGACGGATGCCTTTATGATCGGTTTAGAGAATGAAAATAAATATCAGGGAAAAACTTGGAGTTTAGATCGTTCGAAATGGTTTAATGATCCCGATTATTTTGATGCATCAGGTAACCCGCTGTATGATACCGATTGGCAAAAAGAGGCAACTCGGACGGCTATCTCTCACAACCATCAGTTGAATATTCAACAAGGAGATGATAAATCTTCGGTAGGTGCTTTTTTAAATTATACTGACCAACAAGGTGTAGTGAATAATACTTGGAATAAGCGTGTAAATGCAAAGATGGCTTATGATTCTAAACCTACTTCTTGGCTTTCAACAGCAGTAAATTTAACCGTGAATCATACTTGGGGACAATATACACCAGAAGATGGTGGAGGACAGGATGCCCGCAGAACGATGATCGAGATGTTGCCATGGTATCCTGTACGTGATAAAAACGGAAATTATACAACATCTTCTTCTTCTACATTATCAGAAACGTTTGGTTTTGAAGGGATGTCCAATCCTGCTATGATTTTGGATTTACAAAAGCGGATGCGTTATAATACACAGATCTTTGGTAATGCGGCATTGACATTTCATTTGTTAGATGGACTTGATTTAAAAACGCAATTGGGGGTTGATAATCATCAAAAAACATATCGAGGATATTCTTCTGTTTTATTGAATAATATTTCTGCTCCTAACGGATGGGCAGAGATCAATCACACCAATACATTATATTGGCAAGAAGAAACCTATTTGACTTATAATAAGCAATTTGATAAGCATCGTATCAATGCGATGGCAGGATTGTCTTGGCAAGGACGTACCTATGATTATGATGGCTCAAGAACAGAAGGCTTTCAAGATGATTTAAGCCAATATTATAACATGGGTATAGGTACAATACCTTCTGCACCTTATTCAAATAATTTGATTTGGGCAATGAACTCTTATTTTTTAAGAGCAGCATATTCCTATGACAATCGGTATTCAGCAACGGTTACAGGCCGTTACGATGGTTCTTCTAAATTTGGGGGAAATAACAAATATGCTTTTTTCCCATCAGCAGGTTTTGCTTGGAATGTTTCCAATGAAGATTTCTTGAAGGATAATAGTTTGATCAGTAATTTGAAATTACATACCAGTTATGGCTTAACAGGTAATTCTGAAATTGATCCCTATAGATCTTTAGCAAATGTGGAATCAGGAACAATTTTATTAAACGGTAATCGAGAACCTTACTCTTTTGTGAGCACAATTGAAAACCCTAATTTGAAATGGGAGAAAACTGCACAATTTGATTTTGGAGTAGAATTAGGCCTGTTTCAAAATAGATTGAGTTTCGATGTTTCTTATTACAAGAAAAAGACAACAGATTTATTACTTGAAGCACCATTACCAACAGCAACAGGTTTTAGTTCTGTGATGAGAAACATTGGATCGGTTCAAAATCAAGGTTTAGATGTGATGATTAATGGTACTATCGTTAATCATGAAGATTTCACATGGAAATCAACTATAAATCTGAATTATAACAAAAACGAAGTGTTAAAATTAGGTGATAATAATGCCGATATTTTAATGAATAGTTGGGTTGGTGGTGCAAACAGTATCATCCGAGTTGGAGAAAACCTGAATAGCTTCTATGGTTATAGAAGATTGGGTATCTACACACAAGCAGATGTCGATGCTGGTAATGCAACAATCTCACAAATTGGTCGTCCAAAACGTACGACAGAGAAAGAAATTATTGGTAAGGGTCTTCCTGATTGGACCGGAAGTTTTATCAATAATTTGAGCTATAAGAATTTTGATCTGACACTTGATTTGCAATTTGTAAAAGGGGTAGATGTCATGCAACAGTTTTTCCATTCTACGTATGACCGTTTTGGCATCACGAATGGTTTAAAAGAGATCTTAACAGATGCCTATAATGGAACAAATCCAAATACTATGCAACAGGCAATTTATTTAACCAATGGTGGACATGCTGGTCAAGATACGAATGTGGATGATGCTTGGGTAGTTGACGGTTCGTATTTAAGGGTAAATATGATACAGCTAGGTTATACATTCAAACCTGATGCTGTAAAAAGAATAGGATTATCTGGTCTTCGCATTTATGCTAATGCTAATAACCCATTCTTATTTACCTCAAGTGAATTTAAGGGGTATGACCCAGAAAGTACTTCACAAGGGGAAAGTAAATTTGGCCAAAATATGACTTTTTTCGCTTATCCAAGAGCGAAAACTTTTACGTTAGGTCTTAATGTTACATTTTAA
- the nrdF gene encoding class 1b ribonucleoside-diphosphate reductase subunit beta yields the protein MSKQYTAVNWNTPDNDYALMFWEQNIKQFWIDTEYIPSKDIDSWKGLSWEMKECYKKALGGLTLLDTLQSHTGMPKIIDHTDSLQNKAVLSYMCMMEAIHAKSYSTIFTTVSTTNEINDIFGWVEQNKFLQFKASTIDSYYRNLDKKNPSNEELFMTLAASVLLESFLFYSGFFLPLWLCGQGQMVASADIIKKIVADESIHGVFVGLMAQEVFKKLKNQDEVKQRFLVLLNELYENELKYTEEIYTEVGLTAEVKEYVRYNGNKALMNLGFDPIFEVKQVNPIVLNGLNTETTQHDFFSKKSTNYEKSMEIVHLKDDDFKMDATVNV from the coding sequence ATGAGCAAACAATATACCGCTGTAAACTGGAATACGCCAGATAATGACTATGCCTTAATGTTTTGGGAACAAAACATTAAACAATTCTGGATTGATACTGAATATATCCCTTCAAAAGACATTGATAGTTGGAAAGGATTAAGCTGGGAGATGAAAGAATGCTACAAAAAAGCATTAGGCGGATTAACGCTATTGGATACCTTACAGAGTCACACAGGAATGCCAAAAATCATCGATCACACCGATTCGCTTCAAAACAAAGCTGTATTGTCGTATATGTGTATGATGGAGGCTATTCATGCTAAATCATATTCCACTATTTTTACAACCGTATCAACAACGAATGAAATCAATGATATCTTTGGTTGGGTAGAGCAAAATAAATTTTTACAATTCAAAGCGTCTACAATTGATTCCTACTACCGCAACTTAGATAAGAAAAATCCTTCTAACGAAGAGCTATTCATGACTCTAGCCGCTTCTGTACTCTTGGAGTCATTCTTATTTTATTCAGGTTTCTTTTTACCGTTATGGTTATGTGGCCAAGGACAAATGGTAGCCTCAGCAGATATTATCAAAAAAATTGTTGCTGATGAATCTATCCATGGTGTTTTCGTTGGATTAATGGCACAAGAGGTTTTCAAAAAACTTAAAAATCAGGACGAAGTAAAACAAAGATTCTTGGTTCTTTTAAATGAATTGTACGAAAATGAATTGAAATACACGGAAGAGATTTATACAGAAGTTGGTTTAACGGCTGAAGTAAAAGAATATGTGCGTTACAATGGAAACAAAGCATTAATGAATCTTGGTTTTGATCCTATATTCGAAGTGAAACAAGTCAATCCAATTGTCTTAAACGGTTTGAATACAGAAACAACACAACATGATTTCTTTTCAAAAAAATCAACGAATTACGAAAAATCTATGGAAATCGTACATTTAAAAGATGATGATTTTAAAATGGATGCTACCGTAAATGTATAG